In Oryza brachyantha chromosome 1, ObraRS2, whole genome shotgun sequence, the following are encoded in one genomic region:
- the LOC102699449 gene encoding probable methyltransferase TCM_000336 encodes MASSLLHCSDKIPFMNVETILHMKEGLGETSYAQNSSLQRRGMDTLKSLITNSAADVYLSQMPERFAVADLGCSSGPNALCLAEDIIGSISRICCRSSRPPPEFSVLLNDLPTNDFNTIFFSLPEFTDRLKAAAKSDEWGRPMVFLSGVPGSFYGRLFPAKSVHFVCSCSSLHWLSQVPPGLFDEVNVPINKGKMYISSTSPLAVPMAYLRQFQRDFSLFLKSRAAEVFSGGRMVLAMLGRQADGYIDRRTTFLWELLSESFVSLVEQGLVEEDRVDAYNVPFYAPSIGEIEEEVRREGSFRLDYVQTYEINLSSSGDAKEDGRTVSMAIRAIQESMLSHHFGPEIVDALFAKYTELVTASMEREEVKSLQIGVVLSRL; translated from the exons ATGGCGTCCTCGTTGCTCCACTGCTCCGACAAGATCCCGTTCATGAACGTGGAGACCATCCTCCACATGAAGGAAGGCCTCGGCGAGACCAGCTACGCGCAGAATTCGTCGCTTCAG AGAAGGGGCATGGACACACTGAAGAGCCTCATCACCAACTCCGCGGCGGACGTGTACCTGTCGCAGATGCCGGAGCggttcgccgtcgccgacctcgGGTGCTCGTCGGGCCCGAACGCGCTCTGCCTTGCGGAGGACATCATCGGGAGCATCAGCCGCATCTGCTGCCGGtcgtcgcggccgccgccggagttCTCTGTGCTCCTCAACGACCTCCCGACGAACGACTTCAACACCATCTTCTTCAGCCTGCCGGAGTTCACCGACCGGCTCAAGGCCGCCGCCAAGTCCGACGAGTGGGGCCGCCCCATGGTGTTCCTCTCCGGTGTCCCGGGCTCCTTCTACGGGAGGCTCTTCCCCGCCAAGAGCGTGCACTTTGTCTGCTCCTGTTCCAGCCTGCACTGGCTCTCTCAG GTCCCTCCTGGACTCTTCGACGAGGTGAACGTGCCGATCAACAAGGGGAAGATGTACATATCAAGCACGAGCCCTCTGGCCGTGCCAATGGCCTACCTGAGGCAGTTTCAGAGAGACTTCAGCCTGTTCCTGAAatcgcgcgcggcggaggttTTCTCCGGCGGCCGGATGGTCCTCGCCATGCTCGGCAGGCAGGCCGACGGCTACATCGACAGGAGAACGACCTTCCTCTGGGAGCTCCTCTCCGAGTCGTTCGTCTCGCTGGTCGAGCAG GGGCTGGTCGAGGAGGACAGGGTGGACGCGTACAACGTGCCGTTCTACGCGCCATCGATAGGGGAgatcgaggaggaggtgcgGCGGGAGGGGTCGTTCAGGCTGGACTACGTGCAGACGTACGAGATCAACCTgagcagcagcggcgacgcgaaGGAGGACGGCAGGACGGTGTCGATGGCGATCAGGGCCATCCAGGAGTCCATGCTCAGCCACCACTTCGGCCCGGAGATCGTCGACGCGCTCTTCGCCAAGTACACCGAGCTCGTCACGGCGTCgatggagagggaggaggtgaAGAGCCTCCAGATTGGGGTGGTCCTCAGCAGGTTGTGA